CCACGTAGATCGTCGGCTGGTGGCGGTAACTCTGAATGTGCTCCAGCTCGAGCAGGTTGTAGGAAACCTGGTCATCAATCATGTGCCAGTCAGCTTGGTCTTCTAGTGAGAGGGTCGTGGGGGGGAACTGCTTGCGAAAGCGATCGCGCCACGCTTCATAAAACTTTGCTTGGCGGTTGAAGGCGGCGGGACTCAGGTCGTCGAGTTCGGCATCGAGGGCGATGGTTTTGCCGGTACGAGAATCTTTGTGCTGGTGATAGCCGGCTTGGGATGCGGTCACCGGCGAGAGCGCTAGCGATTCCTTGATGAACTGATCAGCAAGCGCGGAGAAGCGTGGATTGTCAGCGCGTGGTTGGCGATTGGAGGCGATCTGGGCCATGAGGCCGACGGACACAAGTGTTAACAACAAGAGTATGCGGATAGAAAACATGGCCTCCGAGTATAAACCGGCCTGTGATGGTAAAGATGCGAAGGACGATTGCAGGCGATCGCCCCGACCGGGGGAGGTGTTTACCCCTTGACGTTGATCTTGGAAAAGGAGAGCACCGCGCGTCCCGTGGTGGGACGGCCGAGAGCGGTCGCTGGCCGGAACACGGTGAAGATCAGCGCATTGTTGAGTTGCGGTAAAAAGTTTTCTTCATCCCGCGGCCCGGAGATGATCCGGTAGTCCTCCACGCGGCCCTTGGCATCCACGTAAGCCTCGACCACCACCGAATCAGCGCTGATGGAACCCACACCTAGTCCAAATCCGGACGACTGCAATTCCGGAGGCGTGTGCAAAAGCGTCGGTAGTGGCACGTCGGCCCGAGATGCCTCGAGTTGCGCCGGTATAGCCAAGGAGCCCATCAGCAGCCCAAATACAATGACCGCCGCCGCTGCGCCAGCTGTCGCAGGTACCATGAAAGCATCCAAAGCATTTTCCAAACGCACGCGAAGTCCCTGGAAAAGGGGCTGACGT
The window above is part of the Terriglobales bacterium genome. Proteins encoded here:
- a CDS encoding zf-HC2 domain-containing protein: MNCAQAKTLFSPYLDGAVTGREMHAVSGHLNTCAVCSREYSMLIESQSLLNSLGRKKAPADLALRLRVAISQEAAAVRQPLFQGLRVRLENALDAFMVPATAGAAAAVIVFGLLMGSLAIPAQLEASRADVPLPTLLHTPPELQSSGFGLGVGSISADSVVVEAYVDAKGRVEDYRIISGPRDEENFLPQLNNALIFTVFRPATALGRPTTGRAVLSFSKINVKG